Proteins encoded together in one Felis catus isolate Fca126 chromosome B3, F.catus_Fca126_mat1.0, whole genome shotgun sequence window:
- the RPS27L gene encoding 40S ribosomal protein S27-like isoform X1 has protein sequence MPLARDLLHPSLEEEKKKHKKKRLVQSPNSYFMDVKCPGCYKITTVFSHAQTVVLCVGCSTVLCQPTGGKARLTEGCSFRRKQH, from the exons ATGCCT ttgGCTAGAGATTTACTCCACCCGTCcttggaagaggaaaagaaaaaacataagaaGAAACGTCTAGTTCAAAGCCCAAATTCCTATTTTATGGATGTAAAATGCCCAG GTTGCTACAAGATTACCACGGTTTTCAGCCATGCTCAGACGGTGGTTCTTTGTGTAGGCTGTTCAACAGTGTTGTGCCAGCCAACGGGAGGAAAGGCCAGACTCACAGAAG GGTGTTCATTTAGAAGAAAGCAACACTAA
- the RPS27L gene encoding 40S ribosomal protein S27-like isoform X3, with protein sequence MDVKCPGCYKITTVFSHAQTVVLCVGCSTVLCQPTGGKARLTEGCSFRRKQH encoded by the exons ATGGATGTAAAATGCCCAG GTTGCTACAAGATTACCACGGTTTTCAGCCATGCTCAGACGGTGGTTCTTTGTGTAGGCTGTTCAACAGTGTTGTGCCAGCCAACGGGAGGAAAGGCCAGACTCACAGAAG GGTGTTCATTTAGAAGAAAGCAACACTAA
- the RPS27L gene encoding 40S ribosomal protein S27-like isoform X2, whose amino-acid sequence MPLARDLLHPSLEEEKKKHKKKRLVQSPNSYFMDVKCPGCYKITTVFSHAQTVVLCVGCSTVLCQPTGGKARLTEVDAFD is encoded by the exons ATGCCT ttgGCTAGAGATTTACTCCACCCGTCcttggaagaggaaaagaaaaaacataagaaGAAACGTCTAGTTCAAAGCCCAAATTCCTATTTTATGGATGTAAAATGCCCAG GTTGCTACAAGATTACCACGGTTTTCAGCCATGCTCAGACGGTGGTTCTTTGTGTAGGCTGTTCAACAGTGTTGTGCCAGCCAACGGGAGGAAAGGCCAGACTCACAGAAG TTGACGCATTTGACTGA